A segment of the Mastacembelus armatus chromosome 7, fMasArm1.2, whole genome shotgun sequence genome:
agatttccTTATAAAACAacttataaaaacaaatcagtaaaTGTATAAACTCTGGTGGAAATTTCAAAAAAGAGCTGacgttttttgttgttgttccttAAAGgcacaataataacaataaaaaaacaatgtccaAAAGTCAAGTCAGGGCAGGCAGGCTTCTGCTTTGGCCAAAGAACCATGTTAATATTTATCGCAATTGGAGTGATTGTGATGGGAATGCTTTGTCCCACTCTTTCTTGTAGTGCTTTCAAATTGTGGTTTGAAAAATGCTGAGGCTTAGCATTAAGGCTCAGTGGAAAGGCTTCAGACTGCTATTGGTAGTTTTATTTGAGCCAAAGATTATGTTTTCTCGGCTTGGAATTTCCTTAACCCCATGCTCATacaatttttttaatcagacaAGTTTGTGTAGAGGATAGGAGAGCAACATCTGGAAACTCTACTATCTGCAGTTCTATTGTAGTTGAGGTTTCAAGCTGGAGCTCTAACAGGAGCTAAGCAGGTCCTTTGTGAGTTTAATGCCCACGCAGCTGGTCCAGATGGGTGTAAACGTTATCAGCTTGACTGAGTTCTTCAAACACAGGCAGAAGGTTGAGCAGCTCAGCATCTTCCACATCATCAAACCATGACACCACGGGAACCTGATGAAAACAAACTACCACATATAAAAAGGCACCTAGCAGGACTGAAACAGTTAGTCAACCATTAAAAAATTAATCACAAAGAATTTGGATAATTGACtcaatgtcattttaaattaaaactgcaCAAAGTTCTCTGATTCAAACTTCTcaaatatgagaaaaaatttaatatattttgtgcttttttgttgtaatttagGCAAGTTTATCTTTTGTGTAATTTTACTGGCCCAAACGTTTGCACCGGAATTTCTCCAGACCTCAGTGGAGTAACAAAAAGGTGCTAAAACCTTTGAATGTTGGATATcagtattatttatattatttgacATGAGAAGGCACATCATAATCAACCAAAGCAGATCAAAACTTACAGCATTATTAGGGTGGAAGATGTAGGATGCGggtgaattatccaggatgaCGGTCTTGTGGAGTTCTCTGCCCAGGCGACTCAAATCTTTGACATAGCAGCCCTGGTGGAATACACAAGATTCCCGGAATAACCTAGCCCGGAAAACACCACACTGATCCAGCAGGTCTGTCACTGGGTCTGCATACTGATAGAGGCACAGGAAGATGCGGGAAGCAGGTCAGGGAGAAGCGGGGATGTGTAGGATGGACTAGTAAAGTGTTTTCTACAAATGGTGGATATTTAACAGCAAATTGCTTAGAAATAACATCAGACACCTAAAATCTACACATCTGGACCGGGTTGCACCAGCTATTTAAAAAGCCATTCCCGTTTGTGTTCTAAAGTCTTGCTGAAGTCCTTACAAAGTACTTGCTACTCAAACTTGTAGTTTCTTGAAGAAGTAAAACTTAAGGAAGTTACTGTAGCACCACAAGATGTGACACAACAGTCTGGGACAGCTGATTCAGTTAACTATACAGCAATTTCACCTAGTGCTTTGTATGTGTTACTGCATCAGAGTTACTGTGTGTGCAACACTCAGATTTATGCTTTAGTTAAGCATAAATCTCACTTAGTAATCACTTACTGTACATTATAATTAGGCTAAGATTGAGTTGCATGAAGTAAATCACTGACAGGCCTAAGAGCAGCTGGTTCAAGCAGCACAGAAACTAACCATGGCTTTAATTTAAATGTGAAGATGGTGTGTACAAGAGGGGCTAACAGCATGTTAAGCTGCTGCTCTCAGAAAAAGGAGAACTACGACGAAAGAGAAAGCAGAACAACATCTGATAGGTCAGACATTACAttaaacaaaagacattttatgctgaataaaatatgaagatATATTTCAGGATGAAAGGTACCTTAGCGAGACTGGCTGTAAAGAGCACACATTCAAACAACTCTCCCATTCTTTGCAGGAACTCATCTACATATGGCCTCTTTAGTACGTACacctgtaaaacaaacagaccaTCTTTAAAGTGTTGCAAAGACAGGGTTATTTCGCCACCACTTTGATTTCTTTACATTTGCATCACGGCTGAAAATCATTTCCATCTGTTTGCTGCTAATAGCCAATTCCTGAAACAAGTAATCAAGAATAGGCCGTGCCAGTGTTAACCAGCCTATCCTGGATTACTTGAACCAGGCAGAGGCCCACAGGGGATTCCTTACCAGCACATGAGGTCCCAGGAATCACATTTCTCAGTTAATTGCATTTCCACATGTCCAGTAGTGAGAGCTCCACTGAGTTCACCGTGCTAATTTATTTATACTGGATCTTTCAACATCTCCATCACAGAGGCATGAATATGTACCGTATCACTTTTTAATGACAATTTTGATGATTGGGCTGGAGTGACTCATTCTCTTGCTGATGCATACATGTCCAATTGTGTATCGTTTTATTCAAAATCTGGCCAGTAGAGGGCTCCCTCTGCTCAGTATTGAAAACCTGGCTGATCAGTTACAAGACCCATCCCTTCTCAGCTCAGCAACCGCTGCAAACACAtcaacatacatacataaacacagcCCCCTCCCCTCTACAACAAACACTCTCACACAGTGGTTTACCTGGTGTGTGGTCCCCTCTATCTCCACAGGCACGATGAAGTCTGCATTACTAATGGGCTGTAGGGAGAACACAGAGGGAGATGGTTGGCATACTCATTCACATGAGCCACGCTGTGTACATTCACATGGCATTACATAACAACTGAACACTGAACACTTAGAAACAGACTCAACGCTgccataaacaaacaaaatataattcAATAATTCACATAATGTTcctcaaacatgaagaaacaaGTACATATTAAGAAATaatcacatacatacatgtacccacacacacagatatatatatatatatatatatatatatatatatatatatatatatatatatatatatatatatatatatatatatatatatatatatatatatatatatatatatatatatatatatatgatcaGTGGTAGCACTGATGTAAACCTAAATTAGCTTATCTGATGATCAAGTGATTGACAGCTTCGATACCTTGAATGAGCTGTGCACCAATGTCTCATCCAGGTCTATGACCACGCATATCTTTCCTTGGTCCTGGGCCTTCACCTCAGGCAGGAGGCTGGGTTCAGGCTGCAGAGGAGACATAATGAGATTTGTTTAATAACACCTATACTGTTTGTCTTGTCTGTTTATAGCTGAGGAGCATTATTAGTCCCAAAAGTAGTGATTCATATGAAAAAGTTTGACCATTTGATTTTACCCCTAGGAAATTAGAAAGGACTCTGTTTTAGAGGGGCGTGTAAGTGATAATGGCTGAAGGAGTGAGGTTAATTATGTACTGTAAAAGCTTTTTTGCTGTATATCTTTTTGCATTAgcatattattttcattatatacCTGAGAACATCTTCCACAGTCATTCAACTGCAGGAAATATACACCTTAATATAATCTTATTATTTACCAATTTTCCCCCCCTTTGTTAATCTTGTTTCATTCTCTATGAACACAGTCAGActgaaatgaattattaatatattacatAACAGAAACAGCTTATCCATTAAGGTAGGCAAATTAATATTGCGAAAAATATCATCCATGAGC
Coding sequences within it:
- the ctdsp2 gene encoding carboxy-terminal domain RNA polymerase II polypeptide A small phosphatase 2; translated protein: MESSVVTQVQKEDVQVSPKTRQVSRSALKQPQSCNIFKALFCCLQAQDGPKPPPPLPPPSQQASLESRENGTVVKPEPSLLPEVKAQDQGKICVVIDLDETLVHSSFKPISNADFIVPVEIEGTTHQVYVLKRPYVDEFLQRMGELFECVLFTASLAKYADPVTDLLDQCGVFRARLFRESCVFHQGCYVKDLSRLGRELHKTVILDNSPASYIFHPNNAVPVVSWFDDVEDAELLNLLPVFEELSQADNVYTHLDQLRGH